From a region of the Trichoderma atroviride chromosome 6, complete sequence genome:
- a CDS encoding uncharacterized protein (BUSCO:EOG092D48ZU) gives MSSEHATEQTFIAIKPDGVQRGLIGPIITRFEQRGFKLVAIKLTTPGKEHLQAHYADLSDKAFFAGLIEYMNSGPICAMVWEGRDAVKTGRTILGATNPLASAPGTIRGDYAIDVGRNVCHGSDTVENAQKEIALWFKEGEAVSYKAAQYGWVYEK, from the exons ATGTCTTCTGAACACGCTACCGAGCAGAC TTTCATTGCCATTAAGCCTGATGGTGTTCAG CGTGGCCTGATTGGCCCCATCATCACCCGCTTCGAGCAGCGAGG CTTCAAGCTTGTCGCCATCAAGCTCACCACTCCCGGCAAGGAGCACCTCCAGGCTCACT ACGCTGACCTTAGCGACAAGGCTTTCTTCGCTGGTCTCATCGAGT ACATGAACTCTGGTCCCATCTGCGCCATGGTCTGGGAGGGCCGTGATGCCGTCAAGACTGGCCGTA CCATCCTCGGTGCCACCAACCCCCTTGCCTCTGCCCCTGGCACCATCCGTGGCGACTACGCCATCGATGTCGGCCGCAATGTCTGCCACGGTTCCGACACCGTCGAGAACGCCCAGAAGGAGATTGCTCTCTGGTTCAAGGAGGGTGAGGCCGTTTCCTACAAGGCTGCCCAGTACGGCTGGGTTTACGAGAAATAG
- a CDS encoding uncharacterized protein (EggNog:ENOG41~TransMembrane:5 (n3-13c18/19o57-79i195-218o238-258i333-350o356-374i)~SECRETED:SignalP(1-18)) produces MNLLLIACLFALLTPVRADGWDDFSNNLATDLAPFLALFGEQTTKQYLSESITVLDYYIFSIAPIGILTAVISAIRVCGSPSLRAFIGRAQEGGGDAEAELCSSTSRDVCELYNNGGIARVFGRPKILEVVYDPSKSTEETAGIYPCREFVKTRPDEWTRHDESALDMPIADETVADIFAPNLSLNIGIKRQSTVVSWVVAVSGTLLQVGVLAFAVVVTYCLKWEKDGQRPDSYACPMAIVGTLIEWAGMFLCAFLVGKTSRKQVFQRNRQALDKQSTLDVQPTNSSIFWVQPGGQVLGDQVFDPFCHSDHDQPLLQYVTSWKQSSKGSDSELALWAAVSTTIIGFVLQFVGLRGIHSAVSVAQLGAMMLMSMVRSALRMQRLKPDDNFLRQCPDEVVGHELDWLAMRIGRQDALPGSPRRLLWRFCGARDNTYKITKERPSMGDDLDIAGKLLAYRTRLAQLTQSKTTQAWAATPSQQFDSEMVQVREISQRLALAIESTVNKIFSRSSKFQEEWRDHTSMFWSFACDVVSAAPNESCKPLSQQTLYLQLTRGNLENSWKFQNKLELEGILGLWAWSLKSDPEVEILQGPFTVSRATEIPTRRIVSTKKNIKETGLQIWLGNEMPISFDFMSLSAASERCDPSTIRYQDKETRFFGWHAADPSQRQGSSPFEVWSAPTNSSLPSLCAQEVFGSFIVSIFDTVNLAEDVGIQEDPYVRLESSLVSEIITLFTEAQLGSREDALLCILPPMTSRLKMPSAKTVLAIAKRRANEHRRRGQWIKAEVMLKWAWDICNQSQPQSHEGSGSQNHASALTDNLMQEAAIALGELYRWAMTTNEMRKFSSDGIKWLSAQKSSRGQSISTAVGEIIDRYIDIEHRVDHQVDNSGDDLISTLSRLTVPASQILMLTEEKSKALCSAAALGWSEVAITMLELGANPDYKDDNRRFRTAISLAAESNSVDVVEELIHWGASPDLADDYGRTPLSHASGMGHDIVVKMLLDDPRVDPSTTDSWGETPLTMAMWGKHEGVFQLLLDSNRIDINAKNRFLKTPLSLAARDGQTTFVQMLLNTGRADLDAEDETGKTPLLYAEENGHQEIVELLRKHLPPRT; encoded by the coding sequence ATGAATTTACTACTCATTGCTTGTTTATTTGCCCTTCTTACTCCCGTGCGTGCAGACGGCTGGGACGACTTTTCCAACAACCTTGCCACCGACCTTGCACCCTTCTTGGCCCTCTTCGGCGAGCAGACCACGAAACAATACCTCAGTGAGAGCATAACTGTTCTTGATTATTACATCTTTTCGATCGCTCCGATAGGGATCCTAACAGCCGTTATTTCTGCGATCCGAGTCTGCGGAAGTCCCTCGTTGCGGGCCTTTATCGGAAGGGCTCAAGAGGGCGGTGGGGACGCTGAAGCAGAGCTTTGTTCCTCAACAAGCCGCGATGTGTGTGAGCTCTACAACAACGGCGGAATCGCCCGAGTTTTTGGTCGCCCAAAGATTCTAGAGGTCGTGTATGACCCCTCCAAAAGCACCGAGGAAACAGCAGGAATATACCCATGCCGCGAATTCGTCAAAACACGTCCAGACGAATGGACTAGACACGACGAGTCCGCCTTGGACATGCCTATCGCTGACGAGACTGTCGCCGACATCTTTGCCCCAAATTTATCTTTGAACATCGGGATTAAGCGACAATCGACTGTCGTGTCCTGGGTAGTTGCCGTGTCTGGCACGCTTTTGCAGGTTGGCGTCTTAGCCTTTGCTGTCGTCGTCACATACTGTCTAAAGTGGGAAAAGGACGGACAGCGTCCGGATTCTTATGCTTGTCCAATGGCCATCGTCGGGACTCTCATTGAATGGGCCGGCATGTTCCTTTGCGCGTTTCTAGTAGGGAAAACTAGCCGCAAGCAAGTTTTTCAAAGGAATCGACAAGCGCTCGATAAGCAGTCGACGCTGGATGTCCAACCGACAAATTCATCCATCTTTTGGGTGCAGCCTGGAGGACAAGTCCTTGGAGACCAGGTCTTTGACCCCTTCTGCCATAGCGATCACGACCAGCCTCTACTACAGTATGTCACGTCGTGGAAGCAGTCGTCCAAAGGCTCAGACTCAGAACTTGCCTTGTGGGCTGCTGTCAGCACTACTATCATTGGCTTTGTGTTACAGTTTGTTGGGCTACGGGGCATCCACTCCGCAGTCTCCGTAGCTCAGCTTGGAgcaatgatgttgatgagtATGGTCCGGTCCGCGCTCCGAATGCAGCGACTGAAACCGGATGATAATTTCCTTCGTCAGTGCCCTGATGAAGTTGTTGGACACGAGCTTGACTGGCTTGCTATGCGTATTGGTCGGCAAGATGCTCTACCAGGCTCTCCGCGCCGTCTCCTCTGGAGATTCTGCGGTGCTCGTGATAATACATATAAAATCACAAAAGAACGTCCATCTATGGGTGATGATCTGGATATCGCTGGCAAGTTACTAGCTTATCGAACCCGCCTCGCGCAACTTACTCAGTCGAAAACCACTCAAGCTTGGGCTGCAACCCCTTCGCAGCAATTTGACTCGGAAATGGTTCAGGTCCGAGAGATCTCTCAACGCCTTGCTTTAGCCATTGAGTCTACTGTTAACAAAATCTTCTCAAGAAGTTCCAAGTTTCAAGAAGAATGGAGAGATCACACATCCATGTTCTGGAGTTTTGCCTGCGACGTCGTCTCTGCTGCACCAAATGAATCCTGCAAACCCCTTAGCCAGCAAACTTTGTACTTGCAGCTAACGCGCGGAAACTTGGAAAACTCCTGGAAATTCCAGAATAAGTTGGAATTGGAGGGGATTCTGGGATTGTGGGCCTGGTCACTGAAGTCTGACCCTGAGGTCGAGATCTTGCAAGGACCATTTACCGTATCTCGAGCAACTGAGATTCCGACACGGCGTATCGTTtcaacaaagaaaaacatCAAAGAAACTGGTCTGCAAATATGGCTTGGTAATGAGATGCCTATCAGCTTCGACTTCATGTCTCTTAGCGCTGCCTCTGAACGCTGCGACCCAAGTACAATACGATATCAGGACAAGGAGACACGATTCTTTGGCTGGCATGCAGCGGATCCATCACAACGCCAGGGCTCTTCTCCCTTCGAAGTATGGTCGGCTCCTACAAATAGCTCCCTCCCGTCACTATGCGCTCAAGAGGTGTTTGGGTCATTTATTGTGAGCATTTTTGACACCGTTAATCTTGCCGAAGACGTCGGCATCCAAGAGGATCCATATGTCCGTTTGGAGAGCAGCCTGGTGTCTGAAATCATAACATTGTTCACCGAAGCCCAGCTAGGCTCAAGAGAAGACGCATTATTATGTATCTTGCCTCCGATGACATCTCGATTGAAGATGCCCTCTGCAAAAACTGTTTTGGCTatagcaaagagaagagcgaatgAGCATCGAAGGCGTGGCCAGTGGATCAAAGCAGAAGTCATGCTTAAATGGGCGTGGGATATCTGCAATCAGTCTCAGCCTCAGTCTCATGAAGGCAGTGGCTCACAGAATCATGCATCAGCTCTCACAGACAACCTTAtgcaagaagcagccattgcATTAGGCGAGCTGTACCGGTGGGCAATGACTACCAATGAGATGAGAAAATTCAGCTCCGATGGTATCAAATGGCTTTCAGCTCAGAAATCCAGCCGTGGGCAATCAATATCTACAGCGGTTGGGGAGATTATAGATCGGTATATTGATATTGAACACCGGGTTGACCACCAGGTCGATAACTCTGGTGACGATCTAATCTCAACATTATCCCGTCTCACTGTACCGGCATCTCAAATCTTAATGCtgacagaagaaaagagcaaggcTCTttgctcggcggcggcgctcgGTTGGTCAGAAGTGGCTATCACGATGCTTGAACTAGGCGCAAACCCAGACTATAAGGATGACAACAGGAGATTCAGAACAGCAATATCTTTGGCCGCGGAAAGCAATAGTGTCGATGTTGTGGAGGAATTGATACATTGGGGGGCATCCCCAGACCTGGCAGATGATTACGGTCGAACACCGCTATCCCATGCATCCGGTATGGGACATGATATTGTGGTTAAAATGCTGTTGGACGATCCACGCGTCGACCCAAGCACCACAGATAGCTGGGGCGAGACACCATTAACTATGGCGATGTGGGGCAAGCATGAGGGAGTCTTTCAGTTACTCCTTGATTCCAACAGGATTGACATAAATGCTAAGAATAGGTTTTTGAAGACTCCGCTGTCATTGGCGGCACGAGATGGGCAGACAACATTTGTTCAAATGCTGCTTAATACTGGCAGAGCCGACTTAGATGCCGAAGATGAAACAGGGAAAACGCCGCTATTGTATGCGGAGGAGAATGGACATCAAGAAATTGTCGAGCTTCTGCGAAAGCATCTTCCACCAAGAACGTGA
- a CDS encoding uncharacterized protein (EggNog:ENOG41~SECRETED:SignalP(1-22)): protein MVISKLATGLVGAIGLFTTVSAQQFRDEDLILCDCGIGDNPDHSEWSTSRQINWYQDINWPSSAYKYPEAPDMAVEVPFKEGWYPWVPTGATATMPNGDVWTAYIEDGTPDGFKAGSAVTTKEGGQMLNCWAYRGRPVSAAINKTINHDAICWSAFVCNRDNHPPPRPADMGSQTSTLTTSSAAPSTTFFSEPPHTAVPTPTSGSGGQPVPVPTSTPHTGQLAVYSTVSPRFINWQSSWGAFINSFVWDQTTGNCVGGPIKGQGYTINVECAGVKIDDDTHMTLLLIKALRDVGLKSLWFNQNPAIPGINGTNITAPSWVVMPEAFTIRATDLSNRNVVGYLSYGTKYDGFLSGPCSACETARFNSDFFDPIISAVQGSYPVYNNFTIEAQCSPWMACV from the coding sequence ATGGTCATCTCAAAGCTCGCTACCGGCCTTGTCGGCGCTATTGGTCTTTTCACGACTGTCAGCGCTCAACAGTTTCGCGATGAAGATCTCATCCTCTGTGACTGTGGCATTGGAGACAATCCTGATCACTCAGAATGGTCCACTTCTCGCCAGATAAACTGGTACCAGGACATCAACTGGCCCAGCTCTGCCTACAAGTACCCTGAAGCTCCCGACATGGCCGTTGAAGTCCCTTTCAAAGAAGGCTGGTATCCCTGGGTTCCAACCGGTGCAACCGCCACCATGCCCAACGGCGACGTCTGGACCGCTTACATTGAAGACGGCACCCCTGATGGCTTCAAAGCTGGAAGTGCAGTCACGACCAAAGAGGGTGGCCAAATGCTCAACTGCTGGGCTTACCGCGGTCGTCCTGTCAGCgctgccatcaacaagaCCATCAATCATGACGCCATCTGCTGGAGCGCCTTTGTTTGCAACCGGGATaatcatcctcctcctcgcccagccGACATGGGCTCTCAGACTTCTACTTTGACCACGTCTTCAGCGGCTCCTTCCACTACTTTCTTCTCTGAGCCACCACACACCGCAGTCCCAACCCCAACCTCGGGCAGTGGTGGTCAGCCCGTGCCCGTACCAACTTCTACTCCTCACACGGGACAGCTCGCCGTTTATTCTACTGTCAGTCCTCGTTTCATCAACTGGCAAAGTTCTTGGGGAGCTTTCATCAATAGCTTTGTTTGGGATCAGACCACCGGTAACTGTGTTGGTGGTCCCATCAAGGGGCAAGGCTACACCATCAACGTCGAATGTGCGGGCGTCAAGATTGATGATGATACCCACATGACActcctcctcatcaaagCCCTTCGCGATGTTGGCCTCAAGAGTTTGTGGTTCAACCAGAACCCCGCCATCCCTGGCATCAACGGAACCAACATTACGGCGCCCAGCTGGGTCGTCATGCCCGAGGCTTTTACCATTAGAGCCACCGACCTATCAAATCGGAATGTTGTCGGCTATCTCTCATACGGTACCAAGTATGATGGCTTCCTCAGCGGCCCATGCTCGGCATGCGAGACGGCTCGCTTCAACTCAGACTTTTTCGATCCCATCATTTCTGCAGTACAGGGCAGCTATCCCGTCTACAACAACTTCACCATTGAGGCCCAGTGCAGTCCCTGGATGGCTTGCGTCTAA
- a CDS encoding uncharacterized protein (EggNog:ENOG41~TransMembrane:2 (i66-88o175-196i)): MSRARIVFTWRPTIRIRPSTLHLHSSIRAQSTEASRISRLDRLTSKLPKRLQKYTNGLRNAPVSHVVSFMILHEITAIVPLFGLFSLFHYTNYIPISYVTDHFGESLQGGIERYERYFKRKGLFGFGQEDNNSTPASETTDQNAHVEDAVQRWHNGEQKYKILVEVALAYAITKALLPIRIIGSVWATPWFANLLVRAKSKLMRKP; the protein is encoded by the coding sequence ATGTCTCGCGCCCGCATTGTCTTTACCTGGCGCCCGACAATACGAATACGCCCTTCTACACTCCACCTACACTCTTCAATCCGGGCCCAGTCCACCGAAGCGAGCCGCATATCACGCCTCGACCGCCTGACGTCCAAGCTCCCCAAACGCCTGCAAAAATACACAAATGGCCTTCGCAACGCCCCTGTTTCGCATGTCGTTTCGTTTATGATTCTACACGAAATTACAGCAATTGTACCTTTGTTTGGGCTCTTTTCCCTGTTTCATTATACCAACTACATACCTATATCTTATGTGACCGATCATTTTGGAGAGTCCCTGCAAGGAGGAATCGAGAGGTACGAGAGGTATTTCAAGCGCAAAGGCTTGTTTGGCTTTGGGCAGGAAGATAATAATAGCACGCCTGCATCCGAAACCACGGACCAGAACGCACATGTGGAAGATGCAGTGCAGCGCTGGCATAATGGAGAGCAAAAGTATAAAATCCTTGTCGAGGTTGCCTTGGCATATGCGATAACAAAAGCCCTTCTCCCCATCCGAATCATAGGCAGTGTCTGGGCCACGCCGTGGTTTGCAAACCTACTCGTTAGAGCTAAATCTAAATTGATGCGAAAGCCATAG